In one Alnus glutinosa chromosome 12, dhAlnGlut1.1, whole genome shotgun sequence genomic region, the following are encoded:
- the LOC133883071 gene encoding transcription termination factor MTERF15, mitochondrial-like gives MLALLSSRQVLSNKSRRSQLGFFQKNAFFILKSFTSIGLYESKEKQEEEEHSFTVSYLMNSCGLSPKSAILASQRMDFENPERPDSVLNLLKENGFTNTQISKLVRINPLLLLSDPEKTLLPKIEFFLSVGVSSSDLPGILSSNPSLFARSLKKHLIPCYDFLKSVLLVEEKVLTTLKRSPRAFLYNVTNNMAPNIALLRQLGVPQSAISFLVSNYPSEAFTTHTRFVEAVDEVMEMGFDPLKTVFVLAIQVLLKMSKPKLESKLELYKRWGWSKDMALSAFKRHPNCMLLSEEKITKAMDFLVNKMGWPSANIAINPAVLFFSLEKRIMPRFSVIQILQAKGLVKNDLSSGSFILPSERYFVEKFLIKFQDDVPELLNVYQGKMDLVEVGSQSENLCGAKQL, from the coding sequence ATGCTTGCTCTTCTCTCTTCAAGACAGGTTCTCTCAAACAAAAGTCGGAGGTCCCAACTGGgttttttccagaaaaatgcTTTCTTTATTCTTAAATCATTCACATCGATAGGATTATATGAAtctaaagaaaaacaagaagaagaagaacattcTTTTACAGTGTCTTACCTCATGAACTCATGTGGGTTGTCCCCAAAATCTGCTATTTTAGCATCCCAGAGGATGGACTTTGAGAACCCAGAGAGACCGGACTCGGTGCTTAATCTTCTCAAAGAGAATGGATTCACCAATACCCAGATCTCCAAACTCGTCAGGATAAATCCGCTGTTGCTTTTATCTGATCCCGAGAAGACCCTTTTGCCCAAGATTGAGTTTTTCCTTTCTGTGGGGGTTTCGAGCTCTGACCTCCCTGGGATCCTTTCTTCAAACCCATCTTTGTTCGCAAGAAGCTTAAAGAAACACCTAATCCCCTGCTATGATTTCCTCAAGAGTGTGCTTCTTGTCGAGGAGAAGGTCCTTACAACTTTGAAGCGCTCACCACGGGCTTTTCTATATAATGTGACAAATAATATGGCTCCTAACATTGCACTTTTGAGACAACTTGGAGTGCCTCAATCTGCCATTTCTTTCTTGGTTAGTAATTATCCTTCTGAAGCGTTCACTACGCATACTAGGTTTGTTGAGGCTGTCGATGAGGTTATGGAAATGGGATTCGATCCCTTGAAAACGGTGTTTGTCCTGGCAATCCAAGTGTTATTGAAGATGAGTAAACCAAAGTTGGAGTCAAAGTTGGAGCTTTATAAGAGGTGGGGTTGGTCGAAGGACATGGCCCTCTCAGCATTTAAAAGGCATCCAAATTGTATGCTTTTATCGGAAGAGAAGATCACGAAAGCAATGGACTTCCTTGTGAACAAGATGGGTTGGCCATCTGCTAATATTGCTATTAATCCTGCAGTTCTATTTTTCAGCTTGGAGAAGAGGATAATGCCTAGGTTTTCAGTTATTCAGATTTTACAAGCGAAGGGTTTGGTCAAGAATGATTTGTCCTCAGGATCTTTCATACTACCTAGTGAGAGGTACTTTGTGGAGAAGTTTTTGATCAAATTTCAGGATGATGTTCCTGAACTGTTGAATGTGTATCAGGGTAAGATGGATCTTGTGGAGGTTGGAAGTCAATCTGAGAATTTGTGTGGTGCTAAACAGTTGTAA
- the LOC133852501 gene encoding transcription termination factor MTERF15, mitochondrial-like, which produces MPSTHVFPQSRTLPQSSSPDLFAGELPWSNTSFGDPYAETAATLPISSNSVSGDTCSGKAMPVHSFSVSPFPSLLQAGVASSPKRKVQLMAKNLIGRSVELRTTKCFLYSKTFTSIGLLESNETQEGEKHSFRVSYLINSCGLSPKSATLASQRVNFENPEKPDSVLNLLKEHGFTNTQISKLVRVHPLLLLSDPEKTLLPKIEFFRSLGVSSSDLPGILSSTPFLFVRSIKRQLIPCYDFLKSVLLVEEKVLTTLKRTPRAFLCNVTNNMSPNIALLRQLGVPQSAISFLVSNYPPEAFATHTRFVEAVDEVMEMGFDPSKTVFVLAIQALVKMRKPKLESKLELYKRWGWSKDMALSAFKRNPNCMLLSEEKITKTMDFLVNKMGSPSAHIAINPSVLFFNLEKRIMPRFSVIQILQAKGLVKNDLSSARIIQPSERCFVEKFLIKFQDDVPELLNVYQGKMDLVEVGSQSENVCGAKQL; this is translated from the exons atgccctcgaCCCACGTCTTTCCCCAATCTCGAACTTTGCCCCAAAGTTCTTCGCCTGACCTCTTTGCCGGAGAATTGCCATGGTCGAACACAAGCTTTGGTGACCCTTACGCGGAGACTGCAGCAACATTACCAATATCCTCCAACTCCGTCTCCGGCGATACCTGCTCCGGGAAGGCCATGCCAGTGCACTCCTTCTCTGTCAGCCCCTTCCCGAGCCTGCTCCAGGCAGGAGTGGCCTCGTCTCCGAAAAGAAAAGTGCAATTAATGGCCAAAAATCTGATTGGAAGGAGCGTAGAACTAAGAACAA CAAAATGCTTTCTTTATTCTAAAACATTCACATCGATAGGATTATTGGAATCTAATGAAACACAAGAAGGAGAAAAACATTCTTTTAGAGTGTCTTACCTCATAAACTCATGCGGGTTGTCCCCAAAATCTGCTACTTTAGCATCCCAGAGAGTGAACTTTGAGAACCCAGAGAAACCAGACTCAGTGCTTAATCTTCTCAAAGAACATGGATTCACCAATACCCAGATCTCCAAACTTGTCAGGGTACATCCACTCTTGCTTTTATCTGATCCTGAGAAGACCCTTTTGCCCAAGATTGAGTTTTTCCGTTCTTTGGGGGTTTCGAGCTCTGACCTCCCTGGGATCCTCTCTTCAACCCCATTTTTGTTTGTGAGAAGCATAAAGAGACAATTAATCCCCTGCTATGATTTCCTCAAGAGTGTACTTCTTGTCGAGGAGAAAGTCCTTACAACTTTGAAGCGCACACCACGGGCTTTTCTATGTAACGTGACAAATAATATGTCTCCTAACATTGCACTTTTGAGACAACTTGGAGTGCCTCAATCTGCCATTTCTTTCTTGGTAAGTAATTATCCTCCTGAAGCGTTCGCTACGCATACTAGGTTTGTTGAGGCTGTCGACGAGGTTATGGAAATGGGATTCGATCCATCAAAAACGGTGTTTGTCCTGGCAATCCAAGCGTTAGTGAAGATGCGTAAACCAAAGTTGGAGTCAAAGTTGGAGCTTTATAAGAGGTGGGGTTGGTCGAAGGACATGGCCCTCTCAGCATTTAAAAGGAATCCAAATTGTATGCTTTTATCAGAAGAGAAGATCACGAAAACAATGGACTTCCTCGTGAACAAAATGGGCTCCCCATCTGCTCATATTGCTATAAATCCTTCAGTTCTATTTTTCAACTTGGAGAAGAGGATAATGCCTAGGTTTTCAGTTATTCAGATTTTACAAGCGAAGGGTTTGGTCAAGAATGATTTGTCCTCAGCACGTATCATACAACCTAGTGAGAGGTGCTTTGTGGAGAAGTTTTTGATCAAATTTCAGGACGATGTTCCTGAACTGTTGAATGTGTATCAGGGTAAGATGGATCTTGTGGAGGTTGGAAGTCAATCTGAGAATGTGTGTGGTGCTAAACAGTTGTAA